Proteins encoded in a region of the Mucilaginibacter sabulilitoris genome:
- a CDS encoding SusC/RagA family TonB-linked outer membrane protein, whose protein sequence is MYKKIIRNLLKRDLVMIQALLIVLFAFLQPAHASNIKTTTQLNKLAEEPVKISGTITDEKGLPLPGVSVYEKKSHKGTASDINGKYSLNVEQGSTLVFAFIGYTNQEVVIGSQTQLNIKLMPSTNILNEVVAIGYQTVRKSDFTGAIASVKAEELNLTAPTVGQALVGKVAGVQVSQVSGSPYSTTKINVRGVGSFYASSDPLYVIDGYAAGNDLFINPDDIESIDILKDAASAAIYGSRAAGGVVLITTKHGSKENSKGKFEYDAQVGINGLAKKVNLLNSDQFAQLVIDGRNNSYHDLWITTGHTWNDAMYSDPNDVRIKNVGNAGSVSVPPYLYDFATQSLIHQTVNTDWQDELYRHPVTQSHSLSFSGNSNGTQYYFSTGYQDQPGIMLGTGQKKINFRANVDGQIGKRLKVGANIAFTQTTNQESQDGRWDHSPAFGALIYMPFFPAYNPDGSISTNVAASQSNAYAYQSIENPIATATLIKINRVGDRATYNAHANYSILDGLSFNANLGMQTYAENYNYYLPTNISNGVNPPGSPQSIQAAKAIRQTINYRDQLGEFTLNYTKQLGKNHFDGLLGYTAQKTTNNVLTLQGTGFQDDNIPNLSGANPTQITLIKSGPPEGVQATGDDTYTLLSYLGRVSYNYDSKYFLSASFRTDGSSRFGANVKYASFPSVSAGWNLSDEPFYHSWLGDQSTVKLRASWGLSGNYNIGNYKQQQYFNAPSNAVFGKGATAPALTAGGIADPNLTWESTSQYNFGADLGLLKGRLFVIVNYYLSHSYNLLFQKPISAISGSTSVLANLGPDSKISNKGFDVQLDAKAIATKDFNLNLSGNISINRNKVLNLGNSNTILTAGAERSYLTNVTQEGQPVGMFYGYKVAGMVTQADLANIATDKANYNAATQSYPAGYKIKGPPISTASTTPIQAGDLYFKDVNGDGIINAKDAGVIGTPYAKFTYGFAINATYKGFYFSSSFAGSYGNQIVDGQDYYLYNMEGSGNQYADVAGRYRNAADPGQGSVYRASRGSTQSNSTRLSTFYLQSGSFLRNTNMTLGYTLKSDFISRNLGLQSLRIYGAVNNGFTITKYKGYNPEVNYNYTYSGSQNTNLSPGIDYGVYPLVRSYNLGVKATF, encoded by the coding sequence ATGTATAAAAAGATTATACGCAATCTTTTAAAAAGAGATCTTGTGATGATACAAGCTCTTTTGATCGTATTGTTTGCATTTTTACAACCCGCACATGCAAGCAATATCAAAACAACCACGCAGCTTAACAAGCTTGCCGAAGAGCCTGTAAAAATATCAGGTACCATAACTGATGAAAAAGGCTTACCCTTGCCTGGTGTAAGTGTTTACGAAAAAAAGTCACATAAAGGTACAGCATCAGATATCAACGGTAAATACAGCCTCAATGTTGAACAGGGATCAACCCTTGTTTTTGCCTTTATTGGTTACACCAACCAGGAAGTTGTTATTGGCAGTCAAACACAATTGAATATTAAGCTGATGCCTTCAACTAATATTCTTAACGAGGTAGTTGCCATTGGTTACCAAACCGTACGTAAAAGCGATTTTACCGGTGCCATTGCCAGTGTTAAGGCCGAAGAGTTAAACTTAACCGCACCAACCGTAGGTCAGGCGCTTGTTGGTAAGGTAGCCGGCGTTCAGGTATCGCAGGTTAGCGGTTCGCCTTACTCAACCACTAAAATTAACGTACGTGGTGTTGGTTCATTCTATGCCAGCTCAGACCCGCTTTATGTAATTGATGGTTACGCAGCCGGTAACGATTTATTTATCAACCCGGATGATATCGAATCAATTGACATATTGAAAGATGCCGCATCAGCGGCTATTTATGGTTCAAGGGCTGCTGGTGGCGTAGTGCTCATTACAACCAAGCATGGTTCAAAAGAAAACAGTAAAGGTAAGTTTGAATACGATGCCCAGGTTGGTATTAACGGGTTAGCAAAAAAGGTTAATCTTTTAAACTCTGATCAGTTTGCACAATTGGTTATAGACGGCCGTAACAACTCTTATCATGACCTTTGGATAACTACAGGCCATACCTGGAACGATGCCATGTACTCTGACCCTAATGATGTACGTATTAAAAACGTAGGTAACGCCGGTTCAGTAAGTGTTCCGCCATATTTGTACGATTTTGCAACACAATCGCTCATTCACCAAACAGTTAATACCGACTGGCAGGATGAGTTATACCGCCACCCCGTAACACAAAGTCATAGCCTTTCGTTTTCGGGTAATTCAAATGGTACACAATATTACTTCAGCACCGGCTATCAGGATCAGCCAGGTATCATGTTAGGTACCGGGCAGAAAAAAATCAACTTCCGTGCTAATGTGGATGGTCAGATTGGTAAAAGGCTTAAAGTAGGTGCCAATATAGCATTTACCCAAACCACTAACCAGGAGTCACAAGATGGTCGTTGGGATCATAGCCCTGCATTTGGTGCATTAATCTATATGCCGTTCTTTCCTGCTTACAATCCAGATGGTAGCATTTCTACAAACGTGGCAGCTTCACAATCAAATGCTTACGCTTATCAGTCAATTGAAAACCCAATAGCAACTGCTACTTTAATTAAAATTAACCGCGTTGGTGACAGGGCAACTTACAATGCTCATGCTAACTATTCTATTTTAGATGGTTTGTCATTTAATGCCAACCTGGGCATGCAAACGTACGCCGAAAACTATAACTATTATTTACCAACCAATATTAGCAATGGTGTAAACCCGCCGGGTTCGCCTCAATCTATACAGGCGGCAAAAGCTATACGTCAAACTATAAACTACCGTGATCAGTTAGGTGAGTTTACCCTGAACTATACTAAACAATTAGGTAAAAACCATTTTGATGGCTTATTAGGTTATACCGCTCAAAAAACCACCAACAATGTGCTTACCTTACAAGGTACAGGTTTTCAGGATGACAATATACCTAACCTGAGCGGCGCCAATCCAACTCAAATAACGCTTATTAAATCTGGCCCACCTGAAGGTGTCCAGGCAACCGGAGACGACACCTATACATTACTGTCATATCTTGGTAGGGTAAGTTATAATTATGACAGTAAATACTTCCTGTCGGCTTCATTCCGTACAGACGGATCATCACGTTTCGGTGCCAATGTTAAGTATGCAAGTTTCCCATCAGTATCTGCAGGCTGGAACTTGTCTGACGAACCATTTTACCATAGCTGGCTTGGCGATCAGTCAACCGTTAAATTACGTGCAAGCTGGGGCTTAAGCGGTAATTACAATATTGGTAACTATAAACAACAGCAGTATTTTAACGCGCCATCAAACGCGGTATTTGGTAAAGGAGCTACAGCTCCAGCGCTTACTGCCGGTGGTATTGCCGACCCGAATTTAACCTGGGAATCAACCTCACAATATAACTTTGGTGCCGATTTGGGTTTACTTAAAGGTCGCCTTTTCGTTATTGTGAATTATTACCTTAGTCATTCTTACAATCTGTTATTCCAGAAACCAATATCGGCTATTTCAGGAAGCACAAGTGTACTTGCTAATTTAGGGCCCGACTCTAAGATAAGCAATAAAGGATTTGATGTTCAGCTTGACGCCAAGGCGATAGCCACTAAAGATTTTAACTTAAATTTAAGTGGTAATATATCCATCAACCGCAACAAAGTATTGAACCTAGGTAATAGCAATACCATCCTTACTGCAGGAGCTGAACGTTCATACTTAACCAACGTTACCCAGGAAGGACAACCTGTAGGTATGTTTTATGGCTATAAAGTTGCCGGTATGGTTACCCAGGCCGATCTTGCTAACATAGCTACCGACAAAGCCAACTATAATGCGGCTACACAATCTTATCCGGCTGGTTATAAAATTAAAGGCCCACCTATCTCTACAGCTTCAACCACTCCGATACAGGCCGGTGACCTTTATTTTAAAGACGTTAACGGCGATGGTATAATTAATGCCAAGGATGCCGGCGTTATAGGTACCCCGTATGCTAAGTTTACTTATGGTTTTGCTATAAATGCAACATACAAAGGCTTCTATTTCAGTTCATCATTTGCCGGTTCTTATGGCAATCAGATAGTTGACGGACAGGATTATTACCTGTACAATATGGAAGGCTCGGGTAACCAGTATGCAGATGTTGCCGGTCGTTACCGCAATGCTGCCGATCCGGGCCAGGGAAGTGTTTATCGTGCATCACGCGGTAGTACCCAAAGTAACAGTACAAGGCTATCAACCTTTTACTTACAGAGCGGCTCTTTTTTAAGAAATACCAATATGACATTGGGGTATACGCTTAAATCAGATTTTATAAGCCGTAACCTGGGTTTACAATCACTGCGAATATACGGTGCGGTTAACAACGGTTTTACCATTACTAAATATAAAGGCTATAACCCTGAGGTTAATTATAACTATACCTATAGCGGTTCACAAAATACAAACCTTAGCCCGGGCATTGATTATGGTGTTTACCCGCTGGTACGTTCATATAATTTGGGTGTTAAAGCTACTTTTTAA
- a CDS encoding RagB/SusD family nutrient uptake outer membrane protein has translation MKNINIKLFCLVALFALGSCKKDFLEQSNPDALNISKSFKTENDVLLAVNGCYALLRSGNTIGEGSDLWTDQRSDDTGTNDNQSNAGEPFGFNNFSLVPTNSYLFSHWSAMYAVIANCNIVLSNIDKVTFAKPETKQKYKAEAEFIRALIYFHMVREWGDVPLVTKQFTDPDEVTANTGRNPQAAVYAQIITDLKDAVNSPLPATQATGTIGRISLAAVNTLLGQVYLTMATTIDAANKTADLNSALASLTAAYNSKTFGQLKDIPYTDVFDVAKKSTCPELIWQIVNIQGDPNYYSGIAASSQAKGETINSLKTSGGAGYNVTHDLVNDYEANDPRGAFSIKFANDATVKDWFVTKFRDASSGAGTNGYGGNDWILMRYADVILMLAEVNMYLGNNGAAIQYLDMVRDRAGMPTYEVSSQNVDYAKKYPTLKLAILHERRVELAFEHHRLFDLLRTFTTDELVAYFHSKNQADFGSALLTNFTTKDRYFPIPFNETKLNPAKMYQNPGY, from the coding sequence ATGAAGAATATAAATATAAAGTTATTTTGCCTGGTAGCGTTATTTGCGCTGGGTTCATGCAAAAAAGACTTTTTAGAACAAAGCAACCCGGATGCTTTAAATATAAGCAAGTCTTTTAAAACCGAAAATGACGTATTATTAGCGGTTAATGGTTGTTACGCGCTGTTAAGAAGCGGTAATACAATAGGCGAAGGCAGTGATCTGTGGACCGACCAGCGCTCTGATGATACCGGTACAAATGACAATCAATCAAACGCCGGCGAACCTTTTGGGTTCAATAACTTTTCATTAGTGCCTACCAACAGCTACTTGTTTTCACATTGGAGTGCTATGTATGCAGTTATTGCTAACTGTAATATTGTATTATCAAATATTGATAAGGTAACTTTTGCAAAACCCGAAACTAAACAGAAATACAAAGCCGAGGCTGAATTTATACGTGCCTTGATATATTTTCACATGGTTAGGGAATGGGGAGATGTACCATTGGTTACCAAGCAGTTTACAGACCCCGATGAGGTTACAGCGAACACAGGGCGTAACCCACAGGCAGCAGTATATGCACAAATAATTACCGATCTAAAAGATGCCGTTAATAGTCCGCTGCCGGCTACACAAGCCACAGGAACTATTGGTCGTATATCATTGGCTGCTGTTAATACCTTGTTAGGGCAAGTGTATTTAACCATGGCTACTACGATTGATGCAGCCAATAAAACTGCAGACCTGAATAGCGCATTGGCAAGTCTTACTGCCGCTTATAACTCCAAAACCTTTGGCCAGTTAAAAGATATTCCATATACTGATGTATTTGATGTGGCTAAAAAATCTACCTGCCCTGAACTTATCTGGCAGATAGTGAATATCCAGGGCGACCCTAATTATTATTCAGGCATAGCAGCCAGTAGTCAGGCTAAAGGCGAAACCATTAACTCTCTAAAAACATCAGGTGGTGCAGGTTATAATGTAACCCATGACCTTGTAAATGATTATGAAGCTAATGATCCCCGTGGTGCATTTTCAATTAAATTTGCTAATGATGCTACTGTTAAAGATTGGTTTGTAACCAAGTTCAGAGACGCAAGTTCCGGAGCAGGTACAAACGGTTACGGAGGTAACGATTGGATACTGATGCGTTATGCTGATGTGATCCTGATGCTTGCCGAAGTTAATATGTATTTAGGCAATAATGGCGCTGCTATTCAATATCTTGACATGGTACGTGACAGGGCTGGTATGCCAACTTACGAGGTATCTTCGCAAAACGTCGATTACGCAAAAAAATATCCCACGCTTAAACTGGCCATATTACACGAACGCCGTGTTGAATTGGCTTTTGAACACCACCGGTTGTTTGACTTATTGAGAACCTTTACTACTGACGAATTGGTAGCATATTTTCACAGTAAAAACCAGGCCGATTTTGGTTCGGCACTGTTAACCAATTTCACTACCAAGGACAGGTATTTCCCTATTCCTTTCAATGAAACTAAGTTAAATCCAGCTAAAATGTATCAAAATCCAGGCTATTAA
- a CDS encoding iron chaperone, protein MRGSGFPTPRTAQEYIAQQPPEFRATLEQLRSIILATAPRATESISYQLPCYKYLYMLVGIGTNKKYCSFYTMNPGLVKSLKEELKDIKVSGSTLHFTPDELLPVELIKKIILTRIAQNELLAQSRKK, encoded by the coding sequence ATGAGAGGTTCAGGTTTCCCCACACCACGTACTGCCCAAGAGTACATAGCGCAGCAGCCGCCGGAGTTTAGGGCTACACTTGAGCAACTGCGCTCCATTATATTAGCAACCGCACCGCGGGCAACTGAGTCTATCAGCTATCAGTTGCCTTGCTATAAGTATCTTTACATGCTGGTGGGCATCGGGACGAATAAAAAATACTGCAGTTTTTATACCATGAACCCGGGGCTTGTAAAAAGCTTAAAGGAAGAGCTTAAAGATATTAAGGTTTCCGGCTCAACATTACATTTTACTCCTGATGAATTGCTGCCGGTAGAGCTTATTAAGAAAATTATACTTACACGTATAGCTCAAAACGAGCTTTTAGCCCAATCCCGGAAAAAGTAG
- a CDS encoding VOC family protein, with translation MKKITPCLWFDGKVEEAINFYTSLFKSSKVLDISYYGEGQPMPAGSVLVATFEIEGQEIMILNGGPSFKLTEAASLYINCETQEEIDFYWEKLTADGGEEGPCGWLKDKFGLSWQVAPSIILELINSKDKKKAGNVMAALMQMKKLDIKALKQAYEQ, from the coding sequence ATGAAAAAGATCACCCCCTGCCTGTGGTTTGACGGAAAAGTTGAAGAGGCTATTAATTTTTATACTTCTTTATTTAAAAGCTCAAAGGTTTTAGACATCAGTTATTATGGCGAAGGACAACCTATGCCAGCCGGAAGTGTGCTTGTTGCTACATTTGAAATTGAGGGACAGGAAATAATGATCCTGAATGGCGGCCCTTCGTTTAAACTAACTGAGGCGGCATCGCTATATATAAACTGCGAAACCCAGGAAGAAATTGACTTTTATTGGGAAAAACTAACAGCCGATGGTGGTGAAGAAGGGCCATGCGGCTGGCTTAAAGACAAATTCGGGCTGTCATGGCAGGTAGCTCCGTCGATTATACTCGAGTTGATAAACAGCAAAGACAAAAAGAAGGCCGGCAACGTAATGGCCGCTTTAATGCAAATGAAAAAACTTGATATTAAAGCTTTAAAGCAAGCTTACGAACAATAG
- a CDS encoding proline iminopeptidase-family hydrolase encodes MSIKYVIKTTLLIAVTWFSSCKDSGSQQNADLSLSSFLKDTTLGVKSGGVQLVSINTSKGKFNVWTKKIGNNPKIKLLLLNGGPGATHEYFECMESFLPAEGIELIYYDQLGTGNSDNPKDTAMWSLPRYVEEVEQVRQALKLNKDNFYLLGHSWGGILALEYAFKYQQNLKGLIISNMMASCPDYGKYANDVLSKQFDPKVLARIRAIEAKGDFNNPEYMQLLLPNFYAKHICRFPPDQWPEPLNRSLAKINQSLYVTMQGPSEFGIAGKLLNWDRKADLPKISVPALSIGGKYDTMDPEHMKWMATKFQNGSYLYCPNGSHMSMYDDQQTYMSGLIKFIKGINEGEKKITL; translated from the coding sequence ATGAGTATAAAATATGTTATTAAAACGACTTTGTTAATAGCTGTCACCTGGTTTTCTTCCTGCAAAGATTCCGGTTCGCAACAAAACGCTGATTTAAGTTTAAGTAGTTTTTTAAAAGATACTACCCTGGGTGTAAAATCAGGAGGGGTGCAGTTGGTCTCCATCAATACCTCCAAAGGAAAATTTAACGTGTGGACAAAGAAAATCGGTAATAATCCTAAAATTAAACTATTGCTGTTGAATGGAGGACCGGGCGCCACTCACGAGTATTTTGAATGTATGGAAAGCTTTTTACCTGCCGAGGGTATTGAGCTGATATATTATGACCAGTTGGGAACAGGCAATTCCGACAATCCGAAAGATACTGCTATGTGGAGCCTGCCACGGTATGTGGAAGAAGTAGAGCAGGTAAGGCAGGCTTTAAAACTTAATAAAGATAATTTTTACCTGCTTGGGCATTCATGGGGTGGAATACTTGCGCTCGAATATGCCTTTAAATATCAGCAAAATTTAAAAGGGTTAATTATCTCTAATATGATGGCGAGTTGCCCGGATTATGGTAAATATGCTAATGACGTATTATCCAAACAATTTGATCCTAAAGTATTGGCACGTATAAGGGCAATTGAAGCTAAAGGCGATTTTAATAATCCGGAATATATGCAGCTATTATTACCGAATTTTTATGCTAAGCATATTTGCCGTTTCCCGCCAGATCAGTGGCCCGAACCTTTAAACCGTTCTTTAGCAAAAATTAATCAATCTTTATATGTTACCATGCAGGGGCCGAGTGAATTTGGTATAGCAGGCAAATTATTGAATTGGGACCGCAAAGCCGATTTGCCTAAAATTTCAGTTCCGGCATTGAGTATTGGAGGGAAATATGATACTATGGATCCGGAACACATGAAATGGATGGCTACCAAGTTTCAGAATGGCAGCTATCTGTACTGCCCAAATGGTAGCCACATGAGTATGTATGATGATCAGCAAACCTATATGAGTGGTTTAATTAAGTTCATTAAAGGTATTAACGAAGGGGAGAAAAAGATCACTTTATGA
- a CDS encoding MFS transporter yields MATVALKSPAGKWIMVSSIMASAMAFIDGTALNVVLPSLQQSLHATGTDLFWILNAYLLMLASLIMIGGSLGDKLGRKKIFMAGIFIFLMGSAACGFAPGVTLLIVFRMLQGIGGALMIPGSLSLISSSINENERGKAIGTWSAFTTVVTLGGPILGGAFGDAGLWRYIFFINVPIGIVALLILWQKVAESRDEDRDQKLDLPGAVAIALGLASLTFGFLRVPAVGLNNWQVYITLSAGIILLGVFIFIEGRSKHPMMPLNLFTNLTFTGVNLLTFFLYAGLGAGMLFLSLNMVQAQGYTQLQSGLTFLPFTVLMISMARFSGALADKYGPRFLLIGGPATAGIGLLILSFVKQTNGAGDYWTTFFPGILVFGTGMSFTVAPLTAAVMGSVSDHFSGTASGVNNALTRIANVFANAVLGSLAVLFFTGALQNQIHDIPLNTKEKQVIMAQAANLGDAKVPAGFNAEKQKAIKKLYQSGFITVYARVMQISAALALLGALMSFLFVRNSTIKKGSER; encoded by the coding sequence ATGGCAACAGTCGCGCTTAAAAGTCCGGCCGGTAAATGGATCATGGTTTCATCAATCATGGCATCGGCAATGGCCTTTATTGACGGTACAGCACTTAATGTAGTATTACCATCGTTACAACAGAGCTTACATGCTACCGGCACCGACCTCTTCTGGATACTGAACGCTTACCTGCTTATGCTTGCCTCGCTCATTATGATAGGCGGATCATTGGGCGATAAACTGGGGCGGAAAAAGATATTCATGGCGGGCATCTTTATTTTCTTAATGGGATCTGCTGCCTGCGGATTTGCTCCGGGTGTTACATTGCTTATCGTTTTCCGGATGCTGCAGGGCATTGGCGGCGCGCTGATGATACCTGGCAGCCTGTCGCTGATTTCTTCTTCGATCAATGAAAACGAACGCGGCAAGGCAATAGGTACATGGTCGGCCTTTACTACGGTTGTTACTTTAGGCGGCCCTATATTGGGCGGCGCTTTTGGCGATGCCGGTTTGTGGCGCTATATATTTTTTATTAACGTGCCGATAGGTATTGTGGCACTGTTGATCCTTTGGCAAAAGGTAGCGGAAAGCCGAGACGAAGACCGTGACCAAAAATTAGACCTCCCCGGAGCTGTGGCTATAGCCCTGGGATTGGCCTCACTTACCTTTGGCTTTTTGCGTGTACCGGCAGTTGGCTTAAATAACTGGCAGGTATACATTACGTTGAGCGCGGGGATTATATTGTTGGGCGTTTTTATATTTATAGAAGGCCGAAGCAAGCACCCTATGATGCCGTTAAACTTGTTCACCAATTTAACTTTTACCGGGGTAAACCTGCTTACGTTTTTCCTTTATGCCGGCCTTGGCGCGGGCATGCTGTTCCTGTCGTTAAACATGGTTCAGGCACAGGGTTATACCCAGTTACAATCGGGGCTTACTTTTTTGCCCTTTACTGTATTGATGATATCTATGGCCCGTTTTTCGGGAGCCCTGGCAGATAAATATGGCCCGAGGTTTTTATTGATAGGCGGCCCGGCCACTGCCGGAATTGGTTTACTGATCTTATCTTTTGTAAAGCAAACCAATGGCGCGGGTGATTACTGGACAACATTTTTCCCAGGCATATTGGTTTTTGGCACAGGAATGTCGTTTACCGTAGCACCGCTTACTGCTGCTGTGATGGGTTCTGTAAGTGATCATTTTTCGGGTACGGCGTCGGGTGTAAACAATGCACTCACCCGTATAGCCAACGTTTTTGCCAATGCCGTTTTGGGGTCACTGGCTGTATTGTTTTTTACAGGAGCTTTACAAAATCAAATTCATGATATTCCTTTAAATACTAAGGAAAAACAAGTAATAATGGCACAGGCCGCTAACCTGGGCGATGCTAAAGTGCCCGCCGGGTTTAACGCTGAAAAGCAAAAAGCGATAAAAAAACTATACCAATCGGGTTTTATTACTGTTTATGCCAGGGTGATGCAAATATCCGCGGCATTAGCTCTTTTAGGTGCATTAATGTCGTTCCTGTTTGTACGCAACAGCACCATTAAAAAAGGCAGCGAGCGCTGA
- a CDS encoding ArsR/SmtB family transcription factor, with protein MRRDVFQAIADPTRREIINLVAFNTMNLNAIAEKFDVSRPAISQHIKILTECGLIVIKKNGRERYCEAKLQQLNEVYKWIERYRKFWSERFDVLDDLLTTLQNKENNEKKARGENKSNIGE; from the coding sequence ATGAGAAGAGATGTATTCCAGGCCATAGCCGACCCAACACGCAGGGAAATTATTAACCTGGTGGCGTTTAATACGATGAACCTAAATGCTATAGCCGAAAAATTTGATGTGAGCAGGCCAGCAATTTCGCAGCACATTAAAATATTAACCGAATGCGGCCTTATCGTTATTAAAAAGAATGGGAGGGAGCGGTATTGTGAAGCTAAGCTTCAGCAGTTGAATGAAGTATATAAATGGATAGAGCGGTACAGGAAATTCTGGTCAGAAAGATTTGATGTACTTGATGATCTTTTAACAACGCTGCAGAATAAGGAGAATAATGAGAAAAAAGCCAGAGGCGAAAATAAATCTAACATAGGTGAGTAA
- a CDS encoding SRPBCC family protein: protein MKNQTEIIAEDGKQELFIMREFNAPRELVFKAFTDPELLVQWLGCDALTMKTERNAEGKGASWRDIFTDPDGNVFGFHGVCHEFMAPQLIIRTFEFEGLPEPGHVCLETLRFEVLPGDRTKISVQSVFQSVADRDGMLRSGMETGVFEAHDRLDALLAKEFVN from the coding sequence ATGAAAAATCAAACAGAAATTATTGCAGAAGATGGCAAACAGGAATTGTTTATTATGAGGGAGTTCAATGCCCCACGTGAACTGGTTTTTAAAGCGTTTACTGATCCGGAGCTTTTGGTACAATGGCTTGGATGCGATGCGTTAACCATGAAAACAGAGCGTAATGCTGAGGGAAAAGGTGCGTCATGGCGCGATATTTTTACCGATCCTGATGGTAATGTGTTTGGCTTTCATGGGGTTTGCCATGAGTTTATGGCGCCGCAATTAATTATCCGCACATTTGAGTTTGAAGGGCTGCCCGAACCGGGGCATGTTTGTCTTGAAACATTACGGTTTGAAGTATTACCAGGCGACAGGACAAAAATTTCTGTTCAGTCTGTTTTCCAGTCGGTAGCCGACCGAGATGGTATGCTGCGATCAGGTATGGAAACAGGTGTATTTGAAGCACACGACCGTCTTGACGCATTATTGGCCAAAGAGTTTGTGAACTAA
- a CDS encoding AAA family ATPase: MPFLSQISLPALRNGSFLQNIPSLNRGLQLELKSNVTFFVGENGSGKSTLLEGIAEQCGFNLRGGNRNHNPNTGYRFEGYESALARGLQLSWTPRRISEGFFMRAESFFNFASYIDELAVDSPRILQAYGGRSLHEQSHGESFLSLFNNQFESGIYILDEPEAALSPARILAFMAVINELEQSGRAQFLIATHSPILICYPGATIYQFDESGVNETDYEDTEHFSLTKSFLDNPTLYLRHLMGS; the protein is encoded by the coding sequence ATGCCATTTTTATCACAAATATCTCTTCCGGCTTTACGGAATGGCAGTTTTCTGCAAAATATTCCAAGCCTTAACAGGGGGTTACAGCTCGAACTTAAAAGTAACGTAACATTCTTTGTCGGCGAAAACGGGTCAGGGAAGTCTACCCTGCTGGAAGGTATTGCAGAGCAATGCGGGTTCAATCTCAGAGGGGGTAACCGGAACCACAATCCCAATACCGGATACCGGTTTGAAGGTTATGAATCGGCGCTGGCGCGCGGCTTGCAGCTCAGCTGGACACCACGTCGCATTAGCGAAGGTTTTTTTATGCGGGCCGAGAGCTTTTTCAATTTCGCTTCCTATATTGATGAACTTGCTGTGGATAGCCCCCGTATTTTACAGGCTTATGGCGGTCGGTCGTTACATGAGCAATCGCACGGGGAATCGTTCCTTTCATTATTTAATAACCAGTTTGAGTCGGGTATCTATATTCTTGACGAGCCCGAAGCGGCCTTGTCGCCGGCAAGGATACTCGCCTTTATGGCGGTCATAAATGAACTTGAACAAAGCGGCCGCGCTCAATTCCTGATAGCTACACACTCCCCTATACTTATTTGCTACCCCGGCGCAACTATTTACCAGTTTGATGAAAGCGGCGTAAATGAAACCGACTATGAAGATACCGAGCATTTTTCGCTCACCAAATCATTTCTGGATAACCCAACCTTATACCTTCGTCATTTAATGGGTAGTTAA